The Saccharothrix variisporea genome has a segment encoding these proteins:
- a CDS encoding sulfotransferase family protein, with amino-acid sequence MTAQPKPTLRPESTLQPEPTPQPEPTAQPKSTLQPEPMFDVGEERFRTAVLAEGRLREEDVPVVLGSLERSRQVIRDVAKAHNDLKPAPIDAPVVIIGMLRTGTTLLHNLLALHPSLHGPKLWELADPVAAAGDPETYPAVRQAAQAYVDDYNRKAPDLASIHYLHADRPDECLRLVVNTFHSMVLEMRYRVPSFGEWLHRQDLTVPYQWHRHQLEVLMSRRTDDRGNPLTPVLKCPFHTWYLPELVAAYPNARFVHLHRDPAEAISSTASLCRAVRGARSDDLDLPEIGAFWRSRIVPLTEKLADARDVLVKNQPVLDLRYRELVADPRHTLRRVTDFLGLPFTSEFEAATESYLAANGQRSKGVHRYSTEEFGLDADSLRAATSAYRTRFGV; translated from the coding sequence GTGACCGCGCAACCGAAGCCGACCCTGCGACCGGAGTCGACCCTGCAACCGGAGCCGACCCCGCAACCGGAGCCAACCGCGCAACCGAAGTCGACGCTGCAGCCGGAGCCGATGTTCGACGTCGGTGAGGAGCGGTTCCGCACGGCCGTGCTTGCCGAAGGGCGGCTGCGGGAGGAGGACGTGCCGGTCGTCCTGGGCTCCCTGGAGCGCAGTCGCCAGGTCATCCGGGACGTCGCCAAAGCGCACAACGACCTCAAGCCCGCGCCCATCGACGCCCCCGTCGTCATCATCGGCATGTTGCGCACCGGGACCACCCTGCTGCACAACCTCCTCGCCCTCCACCCGAGCCTGCACGGCCCGAAGCTGTGGGAGCTGGCCGACCCGGTGGCGGCGGCGGGCGACCCGGAGACGTACCCGGCCGTCCGGCAAGCGGCGCAGGCGTACGTGGACGACTACAACCGCAAGGCCCCGGACCTGGCGAGCATCCACTACCTGCACGCCGACCGGCCCGACGAGTGCCTGCGGCTGGTGGTGAACACCTTCCACAGCATGGTGCTGGAGATGCGCTACCGCGTCCCGTCCTTCGGCGAGTGGCTGCACCGGCAGGACCTGACCGTGCCCTACCAGTGGCACCGCCACCAGCTCGAAGTCCTGATGAGCAGGCGCACCGACGACCGGGGCAACCCGCTCACGCCCGTCCTCAAGTGCCCGTTCCACACCTGGTACCTGCCGGAGCTGGTCGCGGCCTACCCGAACGCCCGGTTCGTGCACCTGCACCGCGACCCGGCGGAGGCCATCTCGTCCACCGCGAGCCTGTGCCGCGCCGTGCGCGGAGCCCGCAGCGACGACCTCGACCTGCCGGAGATCGGCGCGTTCTGGCGCAGCCGGATCGTGCCGCTGACCGAAAAGCTCGCCGACGCCCGGGACGTCCTGGTCAAGAACCAACCGGTCCTGGACCTGCGCTACCGCGAGCTGGTCGCCGACCCCAGGCACACCCTGCGGCGGGTCACGGACTTCCTCGGGCTGCCCTTCACGAGTGAGTTCGAAGCCGCCACGGAGAGCTACCTCGCCGCGAACGGTCAGCGCAGCAAGGGCGTGCACCGCTACTCCACCGAGGAGTTCGGCCTGGACGCGGACAGCCTGCGCGCCGCCACCTCCGCCTACCGCACGCGCTTCGGCGTCTAG
- a CDS encoding NAD(P)-dependent oxidoreductase, translated as MSWDRPEVLVAHSKMWPELVPRIAAEIPVRQSDTIAALDPETRASIDVLVGYQFPPDCLPLLPNLRWLHLTGTGTDHLAAAGLRPGTLVTNAARVPVEAVAEYAVAGLFMLLKDLVELTEISHRPAWYTGRAVMLDGATVLVLGGGRIGRAVIRRLSALGARCVAVTRTGRTPVPLAVKTVGVEALPGIAAEVDHVVACLPATDQPLVDKAVLGALPAHAAFVNVGRASTVDEEALYEALRSQQIRGAFLDVHKNEPLPDDDPVWQVPNLVVSPHRAFAFPGEPAEVARTFLDNLADLRAGRTPRDAVTLREDS; from the coding sequence GTGAGCTGGGACCGGCCGGAAGTCCTGGTCGCACACTCCAAGATGTGGCCGGAGCTGGTGCCCCGGATCGCGGCGGAGATCCCGGTACGCCAGTCCGACACCATCGCCGCGTTGGACCCGGAGACCCGCGCGTCCATCGACGTCTTGGTCGGCTACCAGTTCCCCCCGGACTGCCTGCCGCTACTCCCGAACCTGCGCTGGCTGCACCTGACCGGCACCGGCACCGACCACTTGGCGGCGGCCGGCCTGCGCCCCGGCACGCTGGTCACCAACGCGGCCCGCGTGCCGGTCGAGGCCGTCGCCGAGTACGCGGTGGCCGGACTCTTCATGCTGCTAAAGGATTTAGTTGAGTTAACTGAAATTTCTCACCGTCCTGCTTGGTACACGGGACGGGCGGTGATGCTGGATGGCGCGACCGTGCTCGTCCTCGGTGGCGGGCGGATCGGGCGGGCGGTCATCAGGCGGTTGTCGGCGCTGGGGGCTCGGTGTGTCGCGGTGACGCGGACTGGGCGGACGCCGGTGCCGTTGGCGGTCAAGACGGTGGGGGTTGAAGCGCTGCCTGGCATCGCCGCCGAAGTGGATCATGTGGTGGCTTGTCTGCCGGCTACCGACCAACCCCTGGTCGACAAGGCGGTGTTGGGGGCGTTGCCGGCGCATGCCGCCTTCGTCAACGTCGGCCGTGCGTCCACTGTGGACGAAGAAGCGCTGTATGAGGCCCTGCGCTCCCAGCAGATCAGGGGCGCGTTCCTGGACGTCCACAAGAACGAGCCGTTGCCGGACGACGATCCGGTCTGGCAGGTGCCCAACCTGGTCGTCTCGCCGCACCGGGCCTTCGCGTTCCCGGGTGAACCCGCCGAGGTCGCCCGGACCTTCCTGGACAACCTCGCCGACCTGCGCGCCGGGCGCACACCCCGTGACGCCGTCACCCTGAGGGAGGACTCGTGA
- a CDS encoding Glu/Leu/Phe/Val dehydrogenase dimerization domain-containing protein, translated as MSLLHADATHASSPLFSTTLSLPDCDATGWVVVDSMVDGLAMGGTRMTQTVDATELAALARAMTHKLALVDLPIGGAKAGIRPNGPVRDREHLMRTFGRVTRPLLHGGVYLGCDQGTTHPDRDMFFAAAGYDIATRPGATRLNVDWAEFWRTMVDITGFGVATAALGAIRASGARTPQRVVLQGFGTVGRGVAQHLAAHGHQIVAVADILGTVEDPAGLPVDKLIACTSTDGTIDRSGLPTSVRVHDGDRAWLKVDTDVLVLAAGADAIDESVVSSVRAKIIVEGGNMSCTKPARRMLGEAGLTVLPDVVVNVGGAAVTGCIIAGVAPNGLNVPQMSAWLREWIASKINKNCELIQELSASGSAEPVAELLAQRNIAW; from the coding sequence ATGAGCCTGTTGCACGCGGACGCCACTCACGCCTCGTCGCCGCTGTTCTCCACGACGCTGTCCCTGCCGGACTGCGACGCCACCGGCTGGGTGGTGGTCGACAGCATGGTCGACGGCCTGGCGATGGGCGGCACGCGCATGACCCAGACCGTCGACGCCACCGAACTGGCTGCACTCGCCCGCGCGATGACGCACAAGTTAGCGCTGGTCGACCTGCCCATCGGCGGCGCGAAGGCCGGTATCCGCCCCAACGGCCCGGTCCGCGACCGCGAACACCTGATGCGCACCTTCGGCCGCGTGACCCGCCCGCTGCTGCACGGCGGCGTCTACCTGGGCTGCGACCAGGGCACCACCCACCCCGACCGCGACATGTTCTTCGCCGCCGCCGGCTACGACATCGCCACCCGCCCCGGCGCCACCCGCCTGAACGTGGACTGGGCGGAGTTCTGGCGCACGATGGTCGACATCACCGGCTTCGGCGTGGCCACCGCCGCACTGGGCGCGATCCGCGCTTCGGGTGCCCGCACCCCGCAACGCGTTGTGCTGCAAGGCTTCGGCACCGTCGGACGCGGCGTCGCCCAACACCTGGCCGCGCACGGCCACCAGATCGTCGCCGTCGCCGACATCCTCGGCACGGTCGAGGACCCGGCCGGGCTGCCGGTGGACAAGCTCATCGCGTGCACCAGCACCGACGGCACCATCGACCGGTCGGGCCTGCCGACCTCGGTGCGCGTGCACGACGGCGACCGGGCGTGGCTGAAGGTCGACACGGACGTCCTGGTGCTGGCGGCGGGCGCGGACGCCATCGACGAGTCGGTCGTGTCGTCGGTGCGCGCGAAGATCATCGTCGAGGGCGGCAACATGAGCTGCACCAAGCCCGCAAGGCGGATGCTCGGCGAGGCCGGCCTGACCGTGCTCCCCGACGTCGTCGTCAACGTGGGCGGCGCGGCCGTCACCGGCTGCATCATCGCCGGCGTCGCACCGAACGGCCTGAACGTGCCGCAGATGTCGGCGTGGCTGCGCGAGTGGATCGCCTCGAAGATCAACAAGAACTGCGAGCTGATCCAGGAGCTGAGCGCGTCGGGCAGCGCCGAGCCGGTGGCCGAACTGCTGGCTCAGCGGAACATCGCGTGGTGA